The Paenibacillus sp. FSL H7-0357 nucleotide sequence CGGGAGAATGGGAGCTGACCAGAAAGAACATTCTCAAGACCTTCGCCCAGCTTGGGTCCAGAAAGCAGAAAATCTTATATCTGCTCGACTTTATTCAGCGGGTGTATTTCACTGCCAGTCGGCTGCAGCAGGTTGAGGTCGCAGGTTGGATCTTCAGTCAACTGGCAGAACCGGACACTGCACTTGAGTCCATTCTGCTCTGCATCACACAACTCGAGCGAAGCGCAAAATTGTCTAACAGCCATATTGTCCAAACCATACAATCTCATATTGCCGGTCATATCGGCGATGGTTTGAGCCTGGACGATCTGGGTAAAATTGTTCATCTTCATCCTGTCTATCTGTCCAAAGTGTATAAGCAGGAGACCGGTGAGAATCTATCAAACTTCATTGCAGCCAAACGATTGGAAAAAGCCTCCCAGCTATTGATAGAGTCCAATTTGCATGTGATCGATATTTCTCATATGGTCGGTTACAAGAAGCCGCAGTATTTCATCAAGCTGTTCAAGGATCAGTATGGAATCACACCTTATCAATACCGCAGACAACAGATTCAATAATAAACAGGGCGATCCCCATCCTCTCACTTAGAGGATGGGGATCGCCCTGTCTTTAGATCACTTAACGGGAAAGCACGATGCTCTTCCTTACTTCTGCAGCTCCAGATCCTTCTGTTTCAGCAGATCTGTGTATTCCGATTTATACTGCTCCAGCTTAAGCTTCAATTCAGCATTATTGGCATCTGTCTTCAGCAGGCTGCTGGTGACCAGAATGTTATCGACAACAGTATCAATTTTTTCGTCAATTTGCTTGATTTTATTTTTGGTGACCGCCGGCAAAGGGTCAGGTGTTGTGGTCGGCCGCGGTCCCAGGACGGCATTGGTATTTTTATCATTGGCCAATGCGCCCGCTCCGCTATCTTTCTCATCCAGATTAATATTCTTGCCAGATATCGAAACCTTATAGCCAGCCAGTTCTCCGATGGCGCGCACCGGGGCGTAGCTTTTTCCATCAATGATTATGGCCGGATCTACCAGCTTCTTGCCGTACACGTTGATTGTATATTCCGCTTGGATTTTCTTTCCTACCAGACTAGAGGTAGCCCCAAGTGCCTGCGCACTAACCATCAGTATTGCCCCGGCAAGAAATCCGGCAGCAATCTTTTTCATAAGAAATTCACTCCCCGTTAAATAATGTACTACTATCTTAGCATTTTACAGCTCCTGATAGAAATGGTTGGCCGACAATTTTCGCATTCTGCTGCGGCCGCAAAGAAAAAAGGCGTATTTCCACAAGGAAAATACACCTTAGAAGCGGTAGATTCTACGTTTTATGATTTGCTGTACATATTCTGATCCTGCAGCCGGATCAGCACCTTGCCGAAACGTCCGCCCTGCTGAACCGTTACCTTCTTCTCTTGATACTTGCTGCGTATATAATCCGTAACAATATTCCGGGAAACTTCGTGGGCAGGCAGATGATGCATCTTCAACAGTTGCAAGACCTCTTCAATTGCCGCCTCTACGGAGAGTTCGGTGCTTTTCATTTCTCGTGTCACAATGGACTCATAGGCATAGCCTTTCAAGTAAAGCAGATGGTTCAAATACGCCATATCTGAGGAATCCGGGTGCATCTCCCTCCCGGTCAGCAGCGGCATCACCTCATGAATAAGACTGTGCTGTCTGCTCCCAGCTGAAGTACTGATATAACAATATTGACGGGCACAGCTCAGCACTCTCTCCACGCTATCCCAGTCAATGATCACCGGACACATGGAGACGAATACCAGATCAAACCCTTTCTCCCAGCCCATTGCAGCTATGTCGAGGTCCTCGAATGCTTCCCGCACTAAGGTTATCTTTTCTTTTCCGGAGCTGACACGGGCTGTATTGGCCTCAAATAAATCAGCCAGCGGTACGTTGGGCTCAACAGCGGTAACCTTGGCCCCGCGCTCGGCAAAGGGTACGCTGAAGCCCCCTGAAGCCGCACCGATATCCAGTACGCTGAGTCCGGAAAAATCCACTCCCTGCCCTTCCATCCAGCCGATAATCCGCTCGCTTCTGCGTCTTCCGCCTTCACTGAATACCTCTTCATCAAACACCTTGGCCTTATGATCAAACCCATGCGTGGGATCAATGCCAGCACGCTTCATCTGGTTGGCCGTGGATGAGGGGTCCTCCTTCCACGCCTGCTCCCACAATTGAATATCAAATAAATCTGTTGCCATCTTTGCTCATCCCTTTCTTGAATATCATTTAGCCTGCATTTAATAGACTTAACAGACTTATTATATCTATAATTTAATTGCAAAAATAACGGCGGTTATAAAGCCACCGTTATCTGTGCAGCAAGCTCGGAGATTTTTTTGTTCCGCAAATACTCTTCCATCCGCCGTTCAGCTTCCACCATTTCCTGCTGAATCAGACACTCGCTGGGATGATTTAGTGTGCAATCAAACAACGAGGCCGTGCCTTCAATGGCATGAATGATGTCGAGAAATGAAATGTCTTCCTTCTTGCGCTTAAGCCGATAACCGCCATTCGCACCCGATGCCGACTCGATCAGTCCAGCTTTCACCAGCTTGGTCAAAATCTTGGACAGATACGTAGGGGAAACCTCCTGCCGCTCTGCTAACTGCTGTACGCCTACCGGCTTGTCGGACGCAGCCACCACCAAAAAGAGCATCGTATGCAGCGCATAATTTGTTGCCTTTGAATATTTCATCTTCCACCTCAATCAAAGACTTTATTAGTCTATAATAGCCTTTATTCATTCGAATTGCAAGCTGCTGTTTTCTGTTATGTAGCACATTTGCGAAGTATTCCAGATTATTACATGCTGAGATTATTAGCAGGTTTCTTATTTGTGTTTGTAAAAACTTCGGCTATGCCAAATCAGGCGCAGCCTTCCAGCCTCCCCTTTGCGTGATCCCGCAAAAATCATGCGGCTTGTCCGCGCCCGCTGCCCGCTTCTACGGATTTCAGGCTGATGCAATTATGATAGGATAAGGGCTCAACCTGATTAAAGGAGCACATTTATGAGAAAAATTATGCTTGTTGTTATGGCCTTCTTGATGTTCCCCCTCTCTGCCTTTGCCGCCGGTCCGCAAGGCTCCCCCTCTGCGGTTACGCTCAACATGGAGGATGCGAAGCGGTTTGGCGCTGATTTTTTTAAGCAGCAAGAGATACAGGAGCAGCTGGCTGGAGCTGTTCTAGTCATCGTTAAGGATGGAAAGATTCTGCTGAACCAGGGCTATGGGTATGCCAATGTTGCTGCCAAACAGCCGGTTGATGCGGAGAAGACCTTGTTTCGTCTGGCTTCCGTATCCAAGCTGTTTACTGCAGCTGGCGTGATGCAGCTGAGCGAATCAGGCAAGGTTGATCTGGACACAGACGTGCAGAGGTATCTGCCGGGTCTGCACATTAACAACACAAGCGGATTACCGCTTACCCTCAAACATCTGATGACCCATACTACCGGTTTCGACAACGGAGATGTCCTTGAATCCGGAACCCCTTCCACACTGGAGAAATTCGTGAAGGAGAAGATGCCTACAATCGTCCGCAAGCCGGGTGAGGTCTACCGCTACGACAACTTCGGCTTCACCCTGCAAGGTTACATCATTCAACAAGTCTCCCGGATGCCCTTTGAGAATTACATGGCCGAAAAGCTATTCAAGCCACTTGGGATGAGCAACACCAGCTTCATTTTCGATGATAAGGTGATCAAGCGGATGGCCACCCCATATGATAACCAGCTGCAGCCGACCGAGCAGATTCCCAACGACCCGGTTAGCGCTCCTGAAGGCGGCATGACTTCTACCGGGAAGGATATGGCCCAGTTCATGCTTGCGATGCTGAACAGCGGGAAGAAGGGGGAGAACCGGATTCTTCAACCAGAATCCATACAGGCCATGGAGCACAGCAGCGTAGCGATCCACCCTAAGGTTCCAGGAAACGGTTATGCCTTCGAGTCTACCTACTCGCAGGACTACAACGGATATAAAGTTGCTGAGAAGGGCGGCGATTTATCCGGCTTCCATTCTAATCTTTGGCTGCTGCCTGAGCAGAACACGGGAATCTTCCTCGCATTGAACAGCGATAAAGGCAATCTGCGCCAGCCCCTGTTCCATCAGTTCATGAGCCGTTATTTCCCTAAGGCAAGCAAGGCCCCCGCTTCCATTGAGCCTGCAGCTACCCAAGAGCAGCTTCAGCGTTTCGCAGGCTTGTACCGCCATCTGCGAACACCAGCCTTAACTTCGGAGATCACCGCAATAGACGGCGCACTGCTGGTTAAGGATGTGTTCGGAGAGCATAAGCTGCGGCAGAATGAGGAGCTGCTGTTTTATGATGAAGAAGACAAGCCGGCCGGCTTCAAGCTGGATGCCGACGGCAAGGTGCTGTACTTCTATTACAACCAGCCCGACAGCTGGCTTGAAAAGCTGCCTGAGCCCCAGCACTTCAGCGATGTGGGCTCTGATCATCCCTATGCCAAATACATCTATAATCTTGTTCAGTTAGGCGCCATTCCTGAAAGCACTGGATCCTTCCAGCCGGATCGCCCAGTTACACGCGGACAATTCATTGCCCAGTTGATCCCTCTTGCCGGATTTCAGTCTTCGACCCGGCCCAGCGCATTCAAAGACACCAAGGGCAGCCCATATGAGACCGCCATTCAGACTGCGCTTGATTACGGTGTCGTTCAAGGACTGCCGGGCAGTTATTTCGGCCCCGACCTGCCTCTAACACGTGAACAGGCTGCAACCTTTGTCTGGCGGATTGCCCATATTGGACTGGGAGCTGCCCCGGTGAAGGCTGCTGTGCAGAAGCCCTTCTCGGACTGGGCCGCCGAAGGTGTCCAGTATGTGGTTGGCCGCGGCCTTTATGGTCCTGACGCAGAATTGTCAGACGGGAAAGTAAATTACAGGGCACAGGATCCAATGCTGAATCAGGAGGCTGCAGCTTTAATCTACCGGCTGCTGCAGAACCTGCTGTAACAACAGGGCAGCCGAACAGGCGATTCGAGACGAATCGCCTGTTTTATCATATACTTTTAAGAAAAAGAGTGATAAAGGATTGTGAACCATGTTCAGCTTTTTTCAACGCCCCCGTGTCAGCCGTAGGATCATCTACATCTTCATGGGGCTTGTAGTGCTCGCCACAACCTATATACAGATTCAATTATTCACCAATCCCTACTCAGGCATCAGCGTGGAACCGGATTCCAGCGGCGGATGGATGATCTCCAGAATCGATAGGGACAGCCCTGGTTCGAGAACAAACCTCAAACCAGGTGATCGTATTCTCGCTTTCGATGGGGAGCCGGAACCGGAAGTATTTATCATTGACAGAAGGCAAATGCTTACTGGAACCCATAGTCTGAAGGTTAAAAGCAAGGAAGGGCAGCCGTATACCATTCAGCTTAAAGCTGGCAGTAAAGACAAACTGGAGAATGGCTTTGCCTTCGTCATGGAAATCCTTCTGGTGGGTGTAGGCACTTATGCCCTGAGCAAGAATCCTGAATCGCTGCTGATCCGCAGATTTCTGCTGATGAATCTGTTGTTTGCATTCGTCATAGTGGCGCTGTTCTCGGATGAGCTTGTGCTCTCCGGCTACCTGTTCACTTTTTGTGCAATCTGGATGCCTTATGTGATAATTTCCTTCTATCTGCTGTTTGCCTTCCGTCCTATTTATTCAAAATTCCGTGCCTTGCTGCGGGGTTATCAGGTCTACTCGCTGATGTTCTCGGTCTTTGCTCTAGGCTTCATGCTGCAGCGTCATGTATATGACTGGGTAACCAGTGTTCTGAATATGGCCTTGCTTGCCACACTGCTGCTGATGGCTGCCATAACGGTCTGGCACTGGAGCAAATTCGACCGGATTGAGAAAAATCAGCTCTACATCCTGTTTACAGGAATAACCGTAAGTCTGCTTCCTTATGTATGGCTGTATGCCCTGCCCTATCTGTTATGGGAACGGTATTGGATCACGGCAGAATATGCATTGGTTGGTCTGGTGCCGATTTCTGCAACGTTCACTTATCTGCTCGTCCAGCGGCAGGTTCTGGACATGAGATTCTATATTCCCAGATTGGCCGCGCACAGCCTGTACTTCAGCCTGACACTAGTGCTATTTCTATTGACAACCGTCTGGGGTTCGATAGGATACGCGGTGTTATTGTTCATTCTGCTGGCGCTATTGACCGGCGGCTATCGTCTGCTGCTGCGGCGGCTGCAGCATGGGGAAAAGCGCAAAAAAGACTGGCTGGAGCAACAGAAGCTGCTTCTCTCCCTACAGCTGGCCGGTAACAAGAATATCCGCGATATCCTCAAGCTGTTCGCTGAGCTTCTGCAGGATATGATTGAAGTAGAAGGTCTTACACTGGTATATTACGATGACAGTTCCCTGCCGCTTGTACATAACACAGGGATTTACGAGGGAAAAGGGACGAAGGGTCCAGCTCCGTTACGGGACACCCCTGAACCTGAATGGTCCGCCGGCAGCGAATACGCTGCCGTATTCGTGCTGGTGCATGAACTGGAGGAGCAGCGGCTGGGCTACCTGTGCCTTGGACCGAAGCGTAATCAGACCTTGTTCTCTGCCGAAGAACAGCGGATCATCCAGAAATTCCGCAGCGAAGCTGTTCAGATGCTTATGAACGCCCGCCATCTGCTCCGCTTGAGGCGCGAATATGAGGACAATCAAAAACAGATTGACCATTACGAGCGCCAGGTGCATGATTTCCGCAGCTATAGCCAGGGCTTGCTGGAGGCCAGAGAAGCAGAGAAGGTCCGCATCTCTTATTTCCTGCATGATGACTTGCTGCAGAACCTGATCTTCTTGTCCCGGGATCTGGAGGAGCTGCATGATACCGGAAGATACCAGCAGGAGCGCAATGCGAAATGGCTCAAATGTCTGGCCGATTCTCAGCGCAGCATCCGGGCGCTCAGCGATCATTTATATCCGCATATTCTGGATAAAGGCAATCTGCAGGAAGCACTGCACTGGCTGCTGCAAGACATGAACCGCCTGGAGGAGCTTAACGTGACCCTGCAGTTTGAGGCTCCATTGCCGGACGCCTTCCCTGTCTTTATCAAGGCGAATCTCTTCCGGGCAGCCCGCGAGCTGGTCGTCAACGTTTTCAAGCATGCGATGGCTTCCGAACTGAAGGTCCGTGTCTGGATAGACGGTGACAGCATCTATTGCAGTGTGTCCGACAACGGCATAGGCTTCAACGGAAATATTGCCATTACGGCCCCTGCCGACGGCCGCCCCCGCTTCGGACTGCTGTCGATCCGGGAACAGATGGAGCATCTGGGTGGAACGGCTCTGATTGACTCTGTACCGGAACAGGGAACTTCCGTCACTCTCAAAATACCTCTCTATAAGGAGCCATCATCTCATGATTGACAATATAACTCTGTATATTCTTGATGATCACCCCCTTGTGCTGGACGGGCTTAAGAGCCGTCTGGACGAGGAGCCCGGCCTTGAAGTTCTGCGGACCTTCACAGATCCGGTAGAATTCCTCGCAGAGACGGCGCTGCTGCGCCCGGATGTAGTGCTGATGGATATCTCGCTGCCACAGATGGACGGCTTCCAGGTAGCCCGGCTGTTGAAGGAGAACTACGGCAATGTGCTGAAGATTATTCTGTTATCCGGCTATACCTACGAAGAGTTCTACTACAAAGCGTACCGAATCGGCGTTCATGCCTACCTCTCCAAACAAAGCTCATACAGCATCATTATCAACGCGATCAAACAAAGTGTGCTGGGCAATATTCTGGTCCCTGAGCATCTTCGGGCTTCCGCTTCTCCAGACGCGCTAACAACAACCGAACGACAAGTGCTGCGCTGGCTGGCGAAGGAGAAATCCAACAAGGAAATTGCCACAGAGCTGGCCTTAAGCCAGCGGACTGTCGAATACCATCTGGCCGCAATCAATCAGAAGCTGGGGGTGAAGACAAGAATCGGTGCTGTGGTGAAGGGGTTTGAGTGTGGTCTATTAACTTTTTGGGATGAGGATTGAGACTCTTCCTCTGAAGTAATCCACCCAGATCCCTTCCGGCAGCCAAGCCTTGAATTCAGCAACGCCTGTCTGCTTGTCTACCGGCTGTGTGACCGGACAGGCTATCAGCTCCGTGCCAAAAGTGCTATTCCTTCACGGCGCCGATCATAACCCCTTGATTAAAGTACTTCTGCACAAACGGATACACACACATAATTGGAACGGTGGCAACGATGATCACGGAATAGCGCATCATATTAGCCAAACGCAGCGCGATTTGGGCAGCTTCGCCTGTCCCCATGCCCGACTGCATCTGATTGGTGATCAGAATGTTGCGGAGAATCAGCTGCAGCGGATGCAGGTTCGGATTTTTCAAATAAATCAGCGCATTAAAATATGAATTCCAGTAGCCGACAGCAATCCATAATCCCAGCACCGCAATGATAGCTTTGGAGAGCGGCAGAACCACTTGGGCAAAATAACGCAGGTTCCCGCAGCCGTCGATCTGCGCCGCTTCCCACAAGTCTCCGGGAATGCTGGTCTGGAAAAAAGTACGTGCAACAATAATGTTATAAACGCCTACTGAAAAAGGCAGCACCATGACCAGGAAGGTATCGTACATATGAAAATCGCGGATCGTCAGAAAGGTCGGAATCAGACCGCCGTTAAAAAACATCGTAAAGATGAAGAAGAGCGACAGGAACTTTCGTCCGGCAAGATCCTTTCGGGACAATGCATAAGCCGCCGAGATATTGACCACAAGCCCAATGGCTGTGCCCGCCACCGTGTAGAGGACTGTATTCCGGTACCCGATCCAAATGTTTTCATGCCGCAGCAGCTCTCTGTAACCGTCAAAGGTGAACCCTTTGGGGAACAGCCACACCTGTCCGCCCGCCACCGCAGAAGGATCACTGAACGAAGCGATAATGATAAAATACAGCGGGTACATCAGGATGATCAGAAAGACCACCGCAATGGCATACATTACATATTCCATAACCGTATCCGAGGAACGGTTGTTTTTTATTTTTCCCATGTTCTCTTTCACTACAGGTTCCAAGACTCCCATGTCTAAGTTCCTCCTTTCTACCACAAGCTGTTTTCGCTGAGTTTTTTGGAAATCTGATTGACGATAATGAGCAAGATAAAGTTAATGACCGTGTTGAACAGGTTGACCGCCGAGGAAAAGCTGTATTGGCTGCTGAGCAGACCAATTTTGTAGACATACGTTGAAAGAATTTCGCTTGAAGTGGCATTCAGATCGTTCTGCATGAGATAGACCTTTTCAAAGCCAACCCCCAACAGCCCTCCGACGCGCAGGATCAGCAGTGTAACCGCTGTCGGCATCAGCATCGGAATATCAATATAGCGGACTTTATGCCAGCGGCTTGCACCGTCTACAGTAGCGGCCTCGTACAGACTGGGGTCTACTGCAGACAGCGCGGCGATAAAGATAATACTGTCCCAGCCCACATGCTGCCACACATCCGACCAGACATAGACACTGCTGAACAAGCTGGAGGAGCCCATCAGATCGGGGGCTTCTTTGCCAAACAAACTGTACAGATTACCGACAAACCCGGTGCTTGGGGACAGCAGTATCATCATCAGCCCAACCATAACCACGGTTGAAATAAAATGCGGCATATAGGATACGGTCTGGAAAAAACGTCTAAACCGGTTTGGCCGCATCTGATTGACCATCAGTGCCAGCAGAATCGGGATTGGAAACGTAAGCAGGCTGTACAAGCTGATGATCAATGTATTCTTAATCGTCGATGAAAACTGATAGGAATTAAAAAACTTCTCGAAATACTTGAATCCCGCCCATGGACTGTCACTTATACCCATCGCCGGACTATAATCCTTAAAAGCAATGAGCACCCCATACATCGGTTTGTAGGCGAATAATAATGTAAGCACCACAGCGGGAAGCAGTAACAGGTACAGTCCCCAATTTCGTTTCATTTGTCCGAATGCCCGTGCCGGACTGGCTTGACCGGATTTCATGAAATCCCCCCTAAAATTTTGTAAGCATCCGCTTCCTGATTCTGTTTATCTGTTTAATTGCTTTCAGTATATCGCCTCTGCTTCTGCGCCTACCGGACATATAAGGCGCGTTAACCGGACTTTTAGAGTTCGTTTCTGCGGCAGAATGCAGAACAGTTCCGGGATGAACGGGAAGCCATAGGGTATTCGGACTTTCCCTGCTGTTTTCCGGACTTTCACTATTCCAGCAAAAAAAACGTCCGGCACAGGGTGGTGTGCCGGACGTTTTCCATGGGATCGTTGAGTGTTGCTTATTGTTCAAGCTCCAGTATGACAGGCGCGGCAATATCCACGCCTAAATCCCGGATGCGTTCCAGATCCTTTTCTACTGCTTTGAACGTTCCCTCTTCACTGTGATTGCGTACATAAATCGAATAGACAACCTGATTCCGCTCACTCCTTCATTCCGATATGAACAGTACATACGGATAGCTATTCGACTTGAGAAACTGAATGACGGCGTCCTCTTTGCGGGAAGAGAGCACAATCACACCGTCGGCCCGCCCTCCCTTGAGGAGACGGGATACAACCTCCAGCTCCTCCTGCTCATTTGCTCCTGAAGCAATGAGGATATCGAAGCCCAGACGGCTGGCCTGTGCAACAATCCCGCTCATGCATTCCATGGAGAACAGGTAGGAGAACAGCTTCTCGGCCGGCCTCGGCAGCAGAACACAGATACTGTTGGTACTTCTTAAGACCAGGTTCTGTGCGATGATATTCGGGGTATAGCCCAGCTCCTCCATGATCTCCTTGACCTTGCGGGAGGTCTCCTCCTTAACATTCGGATGGCCCGACAATACCCGGGAGACCGTGGAAGGAGAAACTCCGGCTCTACGGGCCACTTTCTTAAGTGTAACTGTCAAAACTGCCTCCTTGCGGATAGTGGACTTCATATCCCTTGTTTGCTGAGCCATGAATATAATGCGCCCCGCGCTAGTGAGCTGCGCAGGGCGGATTCGTGGAGTCAAAAAGAGTTATTTTACGCTCATATAACGTTCGTAAGCTTCAGTACGGATCTTGATCAGCTTCTCAAGTCCCATGTCATTCAGCTTCTTCACATATGCGTCCCAGCCATCATCAATTCCGCCCTTGCTGATAAATTGGGCCCGCATGGTGTTCACATAGGTATCAATATCGGTGGTCAAGGTAGGCAGCTCCTGGAATTCTTCCGCAGTGTACATTACGTTAGGGAAAGGCGTTGTTACGTATTCGCTGCCCAGCTTATCGAGCTGCAGCTTCAAGCCGTCGCCGCTTTCGCTGCTCAGCACGATGTTCTTTTCAAAAGACGGGCTTACATATTTCGGCCCGAAATCACGCAGCGATTGATCCCAGTACCAGGCATCCGCGCTGGTTCCGGCTGGCGGGTCCATGAGCGTATAGGTGCCATCATCATTCTTCTGAATAACAGTGCCGATAGCTCCCCAGAAATTCTGAATGCTTGCTTCATTGGTGTAGAACTGGTCGGCCCAGCGGGCAGCGATTTCCGGTGTTTTGCAGGAAGAGGTGATCAGCAGCTCGTTGCGCGCCAGATTCATCCCGATTGGATTGCCGATCGTATAACGTTTGCCATCCGGTCCGGCAATCGGCGGAATGGTTTCATACTGATCTCCCCATTTGCCAAATACGGCATCGGGAGTCCATTGGTACGAGAAGCCTACAACCGGAGCATCCGGGCTCTGGAATTTGGCCGATCTCATGGTGTCGTCTTGCGTAAACAGCTCTTTATCCAGCAAGCCTTCGTTGTAGAGTTTATTTTCCCACTTGAGGCCTTCCTTGAACGCTTCCGAAGTAGGGTAGTATACTGCTTTCCCGTCCTTGAC carries:
- a CDS encoding serine hydrolase — its product is MRKIMLVVMAFLMFPLSAFAAGPQGSPSAVTLNMEDAKRFGADFFKQQEIQEQLAGAVLVIVKDGKILLNQGYGYANVAAKQPVDAEKTLFRLASVSKLFTAAGVMQLSESGKVDLDTDVQRYLPGLHINNTSGLPLTLKHLMTHTTGFDNGDVLESGTPSTLEKFVKEKMPTIVRKPGEVYRYDNFGFTLQGYIIQQVSRMPFENYMAEKLFKPLGMSNTSFIFDDKVIKRMATPYDNQLQPTEQIPNDPVSAPEGGMTSTGKDMAQFMLAMLNSGKKGENRILQPESIQAMEHSSVAIHPKVPGNGYAFESTYSQDYNGYKVAEKGGDLSGFHSNLWLLPEQNTGIFLALNSDKGNLRQPLFHQFMSRYFPKASKAPASIEPAATQEQLQRFAGLYRHLRTPALTSEITAIDGALLVKDVFGEHKLRQNEELLFYDEEDKPAGFKLDADGKVLYFYYNQPDSWLEKLPEPQHFSDVGSDHPYAKYIYNLVQLGAIPESTGSFQPDRPVTRGQFIAQLIPLAGFQSSTRPSAFKDTKGSPYETAIQTALDYGVVQGLPGSYFGPDLPLTREQAATFVWRIAHIGLGAAPVKAAVQKPFSDWAAEGVQYVVGRGLYGPDAELSDGKVNYRAQDPMLNQEAAALIYRLLQNLL
- a CDS encoding extracellular solute-binding protein, translated to MGEQSKKSSAKKWMTGLLAAVMVMGLAGCGGNNKENNTAATETGGFNKEGLPIVSEPVTLKILTVRWGSMGDTFTQNQWLKDLEKNTNVKIDWQVMSSNDWAEQKSIMLASGTLPDVVLGDQTFSDSDIVNNLSYFRPLDDYIDQYMPNLKAAMEETPDMKKISTFPDGKIYSLATRLPSRPKSSRQPVINKTWLDKLGLEVPDTLDDLYNVLKAFKEQDPNGNGKADEIPYIEVSNDLISPFGITDLNTNNMLVKDGKAVYYPTSEAFKEGLKWENKLYNEGLLDKELFTQDDTMRSAKFQSPDAPVVGFSYQWTPDAVFGKWGDQYETIPPIAGPDGKRYTIGNPIGMNLARNELLITSSCKTPEIAARWADQFYTNEASIQNFWGAIGTVIQKNDDGTYTLMDPPAGTSADAWYWDQSLRDFGPKYVSPSFEKNIVLSSESGDGLKLQLDKLGSEYVTTPFPNVMYTAEEFQELPTLTTDIDTYVNTMRAQFISKGGIDDGWDAYVKKLNDMGLEKLIKIRTEAYERYMSVK
- a CDS encoding ATP-binding protein, giving the protein MFSFFQRPRVSRRIIYIFMGLVVLATTYIQIQLFTNPYSGISVEPDSSGGWMISRIDRDSPGSRTNLKPGDRILAFDGEPEPEVFIIDRRQMLTGTHSLKVKSKEGQPYTIQLKAGSKDKLENGFAFVMEILLVGVGTYALSKNPESLLIRRFLLMNLLFAFVIVALFSDELVLSGYLFTFCAIWMPYVIISFYLLFAFRPIYSKFRALLRGYQVYSLMFSVFALGFMLQRHVYDWVTSVLNMALLATLLLMAAITVWHWSKFDRIEKNQLYILFTGITVSLLPYVWLYALPYLLWERYWITAEYALVGLVPISATFTYLLVQRQVLDMRFYIPRLAAHSLYFSLTLVLFLLTTVWGSIGYAVLLFILLALLTGGYRLLLRRLQHGEKRKKDWLEQQKLLLSLQLAGNKNIRDILKLFAELLQDMIEVEGLTLVYYDDSSLPLVHNTGIYEGKGTKGPAPLRDTPEPEWSAGSEYAAVFVLVHELEEQRLGYLCLGPKRNQTLFSAEEQRIIQKFRSEAVQMLMNARHLLRLRREYEDNQKQIDHYERQVHDFRSYSQGLLEAREAEKVRISYFLHDDLLQNLIFLSRDLEELHDTGRYQQERNAKWLKCLADSQRSIRALSDHLYPHILDKGNLQEALHWLLQDMNRLEELNVTLQFEAPLPDAFPVFIKANLFRAARELVVNVFKHAMASELKVRVWIDGDSIYCSVSDNGIGFNGNIAITAPADGRPRFGLLSIREQMEHLGGTALIDSVPEQGTSVTLKIPLYKEPSSHD
- a CDS encoding LacI family DNA-binding transcriptional regulator, giving the protein MTVTLKKVARRAGVSPSTVSRVLSGHPNVKEETSRKVKEIMEELGYTPNIIAQNLVLRSTNSICVLLPRPAEKLFSYLFSMECMSGIVAQASRLGFDILIASGANEQEELEVVSRLLKGGRADGVIVLSSRKEDAVIQFLKSNSYPYVLFISE
- a CDS encoding class I SAM-dependent methyltransferase, producing MATDLFDIQLWEQAWKEDPSSTANQMKRAGIDPTHGFDHKAKVFDEEVFSEGGRRRSERIIGWMEGQGVDFSGLSVLDIGAASGGFSVPFAERGAKVTAVEPNVPLADLFEANTARVSSGKEKITLVREAFEDLDIAAMGWEKGFDLVFVSMCPVIIDWDSVERVLSCARQYCYISTSAGSRQHSLIHEVMPLLTGREMHPDSSDMAYLNHLLYLKGYAYESIVTREMKSTELSVEAAIEEVLQLLKMHHLPAHEVSRNIVTDYIRSKYQEKKVTVQQGGRFGKVLIRLQDQNMYSKS
- a CDS encoding response regulator transcription factor, with the translated sequence MIDNITLYILDDHPLVLDGLKSRLDEEPGLEVLRTFTDPVEFLAETALLRPDVVLMDISLPQMDGFQVARLLKENYGNVLKIILLSGYTYEEFYYKAYRIGVHAYLSKQSSYSIIINAIKQSVLGNILVPEHLRASASPDALTTTERQVLRWLAKEKSNKEIATELALSQRTVEYHLAAINQKLGVKTRIGAVVKGFECGLLTFWDED
- a CDS encoding ABC transporter permease; translated protein: MKSGQASPARAFGQMKRNWGLYLLLLPAVVLTLLFAYKPMYGVLIAFKDYSPAMGISDSPWAGFKYFEKFFNSYQFSSTIKNTLIISLYSLLTFPIPILLALMVNQMRPNRFRRFFQTVSYMPHFISTVVMVGLMMILLSPSTGFVGNLYSLFGKEAPDLMGSSSLFSSVYVWSDVWQHVGWDSIIFIAALSAVDPSLYEAATVDGASRWHKVRYIDIPMLMPTAVTLLILRVGGLLGVGFEKVYLMQNDLNATSSEILSTYVYKIGLLSSQYSFSSAVNLFNTVINFILLIIVNQISKKLSENSLW
- a CDS encoding Rrf2 family transcriptional regulator; this translates as MKYSKATNYALHTMLFLVVAASDKPVGVQQLAERQEVSPTYLSKILTKLVKAGLIESASGANGGYRLKRKKEDISFLDIIHAIEGTASLFDCTLNHPSECLIQQEMVEAERRMEEYLRNKKISELAAQITVAL
- a CDS encoding carbohydrate ABC transporter permease, which encodes MGVLEPVVKENMGKIKNNRSSDTVMEYVMYAIAVVFLIILMYPLYFIIIASFSDPSAVAGGQVWLFPKGFTFDGYRELLRHENIWIGYRNTVLYTVAGTAIGLVVNISAAYALSRKDLAGRKFLSLFFIFTMFFNGGLIPTFLTIRDFHMYDTFLVMVLPFSVGVYNIIVARTFFQTSIPGDLWEAAQIDGCGNLRYFAQVVLPLSKAIIAVLGLWIAVGYWNSYFNALIYLKNPNLHPLQLILRNILITNQMQSGMGTGEAAQIALRLANMMRYSVIIVATVPIMCVYPFVQKYFNQGVMIGAVKE